In Armatimonadota bacterium, one genomic interval encodes:
- a CDS encoding TonB-dependent receptor: MLARLIAVSLCVSVTLGLCSPLFSQEPPPEFELPDVVSPSRRPQPAPASPASVSVLTAAELRRLGVRTVGEAIAFLPEVASRAYGGAGGLITASIRGSSAEQVLVLLDGVPLNSVFAGTVDLGTIPVDDIERIEVLRGPFSAIYGSGALGGVISIVTRRRAAGEITLAAGSFGLRSLGITAGGPARLTLRYDAADGSRPNSDLRGGYLSLRLGDAAAGRRWDLSLTGSSASRGSPGSTFFPSPLARQEDARLAAALTLESEQGGITNRLRFAAHREHLAYRDPGWWIDDRHTGTAWTAEWQRAARLSPSRAVTLGADVALQHLQSTSVGERSATTGALYLQDDRALTPRLLLSVGLRADLHSTYGVQVSPRAGLVYFARPDLRLRLAAGRTFRGPTMAELYYPFDGFAVGNPALRPEHAWSVDAGIEASLRPGATARVTVFWSDVRDLILWVPDDSFVFSPQNVGAATIRGASVEFEGALGPIWWLRASSTWLAATDAATGLDLPNRARHSAALALSAALPRGASATASATLIGARFADTANTVTLPAYVDLGLAAEVPLAGGSALRLAVRNLLDSRYEPVQGYPASGRTLTLEYVLRR; the protein is encoded by the coding sequence GTGCTTGCTCGTCTGATTGCGGTTTCGCTCTGCGTTTCTGTCACGCTGGGACTCTGCTCCCCGCTGTTCTCTCAGGAACCCCCGCCCGAGTTCGAGCTGCCCGACGTCGTCTCTCCGTCGCGTCGGCCGCAGCCCGCGCCGGCCTCGCCGGCCAGCGTGTCGGTGCTCACCGCCGCGGAGCTGCGGCGGCTGGGCGTGCGCACCGTGGGCGAGGCGATCGCGTTCCTGCCCGAGGTGGCCTCACGCGCCTACGGTGGCGCAGGGGGCCTGATCACCGCAAGCATACGCGGGAGCAGCGCCGAACAGGTGCTGGTGCTGCTGGACGGCGTTCCCCTGAACAGCGTCTTCGCGGGGACCGTGGACCTCGGCACGATCCCGGTGGACGACATCGAGCGCATCGAGGTGCTGCGCGGGCCGTTCTCAGCCATCTACGGCAGCGGCGCGCTGGGCGGCGTGATCTCCATCGTCACTCGCCGCCGGGCGGCGGGTGAGATCACCCTGGCCGCCGGCTCGTTCGGGCTGCGCAGCCTCGGAATCACCGCCGGAGGCCCGGCCCGCCTGACGCTGCGCTACGACGCGGCCGACGGCTCCCGCCCAAACAGCGACCTGCGCGGCGGTTATCTCTCGCTGCGCCTGGGCGATGCGGCCGCCGGCCGTCGATGGGACCTCAGCCTGACCGGATCGAGCGCTTCGCGGGGATCCCCGGGCTCGACGTTCTTCCCGTCGCCGCTTGCGCGGCAGGAAGACGCCCGTCTGGCCGCGGCGCTCACGCTCGAGTCGGAGCAGGGCGGCATAACCAACCGCCTGCGCTTCGCGGCGCACCGCGAGCATCTCGCCTACCGCGATCCCGGATGGTGGATTGACGACAGGCACACCGGCACAGCCTGGACCGCCGAGTGGCAGCGCGCAGCGCGGCTCTCTCCGTCGCGCGCCGTGACGTTGGGCGCGGATGTTGCGCTCCAGCACCTGCAAAGCACCAGCGTGGGAGAGCGATCCGCGACCACAGGCGCGCTGTACCTGCAGGACGACCGCGCACTCACACCGCGCCTGCTGCTCTCGGTAGGGCTGCGCGCCGACCTGCACTCGACCTACGGCGTCCAGGTCAGCCCGCGCGCGGGCCTGGTCTACTTCGCGCGCCCGGACCTGCGCCTGCGCCTGGCCGCAGGCCGCACCTTCCGCGGCCCGACGATGGCCGAACTGTACTACCCCTTCGACGGCTTCGCCGTCGGCAACCCGGCGCTGCGTCCCGAGCATGCCTGGTCGGTGGACGCCGGCATCGAGGCGTCGCTGCGGCCCGGCGCCACCGCGCGCGTGACCGTGTTCTGGAGCGACGTGCGCGATCTCATCCTCTGGGTTCCCGATGACTCCTTCGTCTTCTCGCCGCAGAACGTGGGAGCGGCGACGATCCGCGGAGCGTCGGTGGAGTTCGAGGGCGCGTTAGGCCCGATCTGGTGGCTGCGCGCGTCCTCCACGTGGCTGGCTGCAACAGACGCGGCGACCGGGCTCGACCTCCCCAACCGTGCGCGCCATTCCGCGGCGCTTGCGCTCAGCGCCGCGCTGCCGCGCGGCGCATCGGCGACCGCTTCGGCCACGCTCATCGGCGCGCGGTTCGCCGATACGGCCAACACAGTCACACTGCCGGCGTACGTCGACCTCGGCCTGGCCGCGGAGGTGCCGCTTGCAGGCGGGTCCGCGTTGCGCCTGGCGGTCCGCAACCTCCTGGATTCCCGCTACGAGCCGGTGCAGGGCTATCCGGCGTCCGGTCGAACGCTTACGTTGGAGTACGTCCTGAGGCGATGA